The DNA segment GTTGGCGCTGTGTGCCGATGTCCTTGATCCTCTGGCCGCCTCCCTGGCGGAATCGTTCGCTCAGGAGCAGCGGCTGCTGATTATCGGCAGCGGAATAATGGCTCCTATTGCCATGGCGGTTGCCCAGGCTTTTGCCTATCAGTTGAATACCGAACGTCCACCGTTGCCTGTTGTTTATGTTGAGCCGGGTGCGGGGATCCGTTCTGCCGTTGCGGCGGGCGATGATGCCGGCCAGCTCTACTGTGGTGCTTTGCAGGCGATTGCCCGTGAAGACGATCAGTTGTTGATTTTTGACGGAACCTCCGATGATGCCGTGATTGGTGCTGCCCAAACGGCACGAGATCTGGATTGTGCCGTGACGGTACTCTGCGCAGGGGATTCGGCGCGGTGGGCCGATGTTGAAACCGACTCGCTGGTGGTGTTGCCGGATGCCGCAGCAGGGCGCCGGGCCGAATTGCTGTTGTTTCTCGGGCATGTCCTGTGTCAGATAGTCGAAGGGGAGTTGTTTGGCCTGTAACAGTGCTGCTGCTGGGAAAGCGGTTGACGTGGTTTTCTCCCGCGCCTACTATGAACGGCTGGACACGATGCGCCGACCTGAGGTCGGCACGATGTATTTATTTCGAGGGATGAGACGCGAGGGATGAGATGAGCTTGAATATCCTGTTGTTTAAGCTGACGTTGGTGGCCTATGCCGTGGCAACAGCCCTGTATCTATTCAGTGCCGTTGCCAATAAAAAGGGCATGGACCGTTGGGGGCGCTTTGCCTTGATGGGGGCGTTTGCCCTGCATACCGTCACGCTGATTGCCCGTTATGTTGAGATCGGCTATACCCCGGTGACCAACCTTCACGAGTCATTGTCGTTCTTCGCCTGGGCTCTTGCCGGAACATTTCTGGTGGTGGACTGGAAGTTGCGCATGGTGGTTCTGGCAGCGACCACCTGTACCATTGTGCTGGTGATGATGTTGTTCGGCAGTCTGGTTCCCATGCATGGTCAGGAACTTAATCCGGCCCTTGACAGTTTCTGGCTGCCGATCCATGTCGCCCTGGCCTTTCTCGGCAATGCGGTGTTTACCGTTGCCTTTGTCGCGGCCATTTTTTATTTGCTGCAGGAGCGGATGCTCAAGAGTAAGAAATTCTCCGCGCTGTATTACCGTCTGCCATCGTTGGAAACCCTCGATATGATCAATTATCGGTGCCTGACCTTCGGATTCCCCCTGATGACGATGGGGATTATCTCCGGTGCGGTGTGGGCGGATGCCGCTTGGGGAACCTACTGGAGCTGGGATCCCAAAGAATCCTGGGCGTTGATCACCTGGTTTTTGTACGCGGCCCTGTTGCATGGTCGTCTGACCACCGGCTGGCGTGGCCGGCGGGCGGCTATTTTTGCCATCATCGGTTTTGCTTTTGTGTTGTTTACCTTCCTCGGTGTCAACCTGCTGCTGCCCGGATTGCACAGTTACAGCTCCATGAATGGTTGACCGGCGTTAAACAAGCCCCGGATCGGATCGGCGGAATTGTCTGAATAGGGAACGTTTCACGGATTTTATATGGATATTTTTGTTGTTGGACTAAGTCATAAAACGGCACCGGTTGCCGTGCGCGAGAAGGTGGCGTTTCCACCGGAAAACATGCAGACCCCTCTCGAACAGGTTCTGGCACTGCCGGGCATTGCCGAGGCGGTGATTGTGTCCACCTGTAACCGGGTCGAACTTTATGCTGTCGGTCCAGATGCCCTGGTTGGCATCAACCAGCTCAAGCGTTTTATGGCCATCTATCATCAACTCGATGATGAGATGCTCGAAGACCACCTGTACAGCCTGAGTGGCGATGACGCCATTCGTCACGTGTTTAAGGTGACGGCCAGTCTTGACTCCATGGTGATTGGTGAGCCGCAGATTCTCGGTCAGATCAAAACCGCCTATGGCTATGCCGTTGAGTTCAAAAGCGTCGGACTGATTCTCAACCGCTTTTTGCACAAGGCGTTTTCCGTGGCCAAACGGGTGCGGACTGAAACCAATATTGCCGGCAATGCGGTGTCAGTGTCGTTTGCTGCTGTGGAATTGGCACGAAAGATTTTCGGCACCATTGAAGGCAAAACCGTTATGTTGGTCGGCGCCGGAGAGATGTGTGAACTGGCGGCCAAACACTTCATGAATAATGGTGTCGATCGGGTTCTGGTCACCAACCGTACCTTTGCCCGTGCAGAAAAACTCGCCAGCGAATTTTCCGGCCAGGCCATTCTGTTTGAGAATTTTCACGATCATCTGCAACAGGTGGATATCTTGCTTTCCTCCACCGGCGCGACCAGTTTTATTATCAACCCGGATCACGTGAATGGCGCGTTACGTCAGCGCAAACAGCGGCCGATGTTTTTCATCGACATTGCCGTGCCACGAGATATTGATCCTCGAGTCAACGATATCAATAACGCCTATCTCTATGATGTCGATGATTTGCAGGGGGTGGTCAATGCCAATCTCAAGGAGCGCCAGAAAGAGGCATCCGCTGCTGAGGAGATTATCGAGCATGAGATTGGTCAGTTCCGGCAATGGTTAGGCGGCCTGGATGTGGTGCCGACCATTGTGGCCCTGCGGCAAAAGGTGGATCAGATGCGTCAGATCGAGGTGGAAAAAACCTTTGCGAATCTCAAGCACTTGAGTGACAAAGATCGCAAAGCGATTGCCGCCATGAGTAATGCCCTGATGAATAAAATTCTCCATCCACCCACCCGGGTGCTGAAACAGGCGCAGAAAGACAACGATGCCCAGCCTTATGTCGATGCCTTGCAGACCCTGTTTGACCTTGAGGTCGACGCCCCTGAAGGTGAAATGAAGCAGATGGATGGCGAATAGTCCATGTCTGCCTTGCCGTTAACTGGAAAGAGGATCCTGGTTACCCGGGCGGCCCATCAGGCGCAAAGCTTTGTGCGTCTGCTCGAAGCCCAAGGGGCGACGGCTATCACCTGCCCGCTGATTGAGATCGTGGCCCCGGCCAGTTGGCAGCGGCTGGATGAGGCTCTGGCCCGGTTGCAGGATTATGACGATCTCATCCTGACCTCGGTCAATGCCGTTGATATGGTTTTTAGTCGCCTGGGAAAAGGTGTCGTGCCGCAAACGGCCCTCGATGGTGTTCGCCTGGTGTGTGTCGGCCCCAAAACGGCCAAATCTCTACAGCACTATGGCTATCAACCCGATCTGCAGCCCGATGAATATCGTGCGGAAGCGGTGGTGGCGGCTCTGACTGCTGAAGGTGTGCGGGGGCGCAAGGTCCTGTACCCTCGTGCTGAGCTGGCCCGCGATCTGATTCCATCCAGCTTGACACAGGCCGGTGCTGAGGTTGATGATCCGATTGCCTACCGGACCTTGCCGGCCAAGGGCAGTGCCTTACAGATTCGCGGTCTGCTTGATGATAAAGCCGTGGATGTCGTAACGTTCAGTTCCTCCTCCAGTGTCGATAATTTTGTTGATCTTCTTGGAGACGACGTGACTCTATTGACACGTCATGTGGTGCTGGCCTCCATTGGGCCGTTGACCACGGCCACGGCTGTTAAGCACGGCCTGGCCATTGAGGTAGAACCAGCGGAGTATACTCTGGACGGACTGGTCCAGGCGTTGATTGATTATTTTAACCCTTCCGGACATTCCGGATAAACGAGGAGAATGACCCATGCTTTTTCCCGAATATCGAGCTCGTCGTCTGCGTCGTGGTGACGTTATGCGCCGCATGGTGCGCGAAACCCATCTGCGTGTTGACGATCTGATTTATCCCATGTTCAGTGCTTTCGGCAACGACATCAAGCAAGAGATCCCCTCCATGCCGGGCATTTATCAGCAGTCCATTGAGCATATCGTTGCCGAAGCGAAAGAGGTTTACGCTCTGGGAATCCCGGCGGTCATTCTGTTCGGTATCCCCGAAGAGAAAGATCCCATGGGCAAAGATGCGTACTGCGACAGCGGCATCATTCAGGAGACCATCCGTGCCATCAAGAAAGAGGTGCCGGAGTTGATGGTGATCACCGATGTCTGCATGTGTGAGTACACCGATCACGGCCATTGCGGCGTGATTAAGGACGGCGATGTCGACAACGATGAAACTCTAAAACTGCTGGCGGCTGAAGCGTTGTCCCATGTTCAGGCCGGTGCCGATATTGTCGCGCCCAGCGACATGATGGACGGTCGCATTGCTGCCATTCGTACCATTCTCGATGAGAACGATTTCAGCCAGATTCCGATCATGAGTTACTCGGTGAAATATGCCAGCGCCTATTACGGTCCGTTCCGTGACGCGGCCGATTCCACTCCGCAGTTCGGTGACCGGCGCAGCTACCAGATGGATCCGGCCAACCGTATTGAAGCGTTTCGCGAAGCGGCTCTCGATGTCGACGAGTGTGCCGATTTTCTCATGGTGAAGCCGGCTCTGGCTTATCTTGATATCCTGCGTGATATCAAAGAGCGCTTTGATCTGCCGCTGGTAGCCTACAATGTGTCCGGCGAGTATTCGATGGTCAAAGCGGCTGCGGAAAAAGGCTGGATCGACCATGATCGGGTGGTGATGGAAACCCTGATCGGCATGAAGCGTGCCGGGGCCGATTTGATTATCACCTATCATGCCAAAGAGGCCGCACAACTGCTCAAGGGGTGATCCCTCTCTGACAGAGCAATAATCTCGACAGGGCTTTCGCGGATGCGGAAGCCCTGTCTTTATCCGGGATGCATTGAATCAACGATGAATAACGAGTTTCAGCGTTTTACCTTAGAGAATGGTGTCCGCTTGTTGGTCACGCCGTGTGCCCATCTTCATCGGGTGGAGATGGTGTGCTATGTGGGAGTCGGCAGTCGTTACGAAACCGCACCGCAGGCAGGTCTTTCGCACTTTCTCGAACATATGATGTTTCGCGGCAATGACCGTTTTGCCAGCGGACCGCTCATTGAACAGGCATTTGAAGCGGTGGGCGGTTCGGTCAACGCGGCAACGGATGCTGAAACGACCAGTTACTTTGCCAGTGTGCATCCCGGATGCGTCGAGGATGGGATTCAGTTGTTTGCTGACCTGCTGCAAACCCCGCATTTTGAAGGGTTGGAGACGGAGCGCTCCATTGTTCTTGAAGAGGCGATGAGCGACTTCAATGAGCATGGTGACGATATCTGTCCGGATAACCTGATGGGGCGGATGATGTGGGATGCCCATCCACTGGCGCTGCCGGTGATCGGCTTTCCCGAAACGATTCGCACCTTTCAGCGTGACGACCTTGTTGGCTGGTATCAACGTTATTACACCCCGGATAATCTGGTGATCTGTGTCGCCGGGCCGGTGGATGTCCAGCAGGTGTTCAAGGCGGTTGCCCATTCTTGGGCAGATTGGCAAGGCCAGTGCCAGGTGAACTTTCAGCCGTTCTCCCCCCAGGCGTTGCCGACCCGTTCGCCGCGCAGTCATTGGGTCAAGGATTCCGATTCGCAGGTGGCGATTCAGTTGGCTTGGCGCACCGACGGGCGGCACAGCCCCACGTCGCTTGGTCTGCGTGCGCTGCGCCAGGTGCTTGGGGATGGTGGCGCATGTCGGCTGATGCTGAGTCTTCGTGAAGATTCCGGTTTAACCTACAGCGTGGATGCCAGTCTGGAAGAGTATGCTGACTGCGGTACGTTTTCCATTGATCTGTCCACGGACCCCGACAATCTGGTGGCAGTGGTAGAGGTGCTCCTCAAAGAAGCGCACCAGGTCCAGCAACCTGTTGGTACAGATGAATTGCAACGGGTGGTGCAACGGGTACAATACCGGCTGGATTTCAGTCGTGACAATGTTGAAGATCTGGCTTCACGGTATGGTTGGGGAGAGTTGACCGGCTGCATGCGCACCCTGGCCGATGAAGCACGCAGTTGGCAGGGGGTCGATGCGGCTCAGGTGCTTGACGCCGCACAAACCTGTTTGCGTCCGGAGCGGATGTATTTTGTCTGTGTCGGCCCTTGGCGTACCAAGGACCGGGAGCGGGTGGAGCAACTGCTTGCCGAGTATGTGCAACAGGGATGTGAGTGACTCCGTAAACCACAAATGAAATAACCCTTTTTTTTCTGATAGTTCTCAGGTGATCCGGATCGTCTTGTAGAGGAAATTCTTGAACTTGTAAAACGTTTTACGCTCGTTGTCATTGTCGCTGCGCGGATCGCAGGCTTTGAGCATGGCGGCGATGCGCGGCATGGTTGACGCACCGCGCTCGCGAGCCAGATGAATGACTGTGGCCACCACGTCCCGTGAGATCTGATGGGCGGAGTAGGGGGCGTAGACGGCAGACCAGAAGTCATCCTGATCGTTGATAATGGCCGTGAAAATGGTGTTGGCTGTTTTTTCGGTCACATTGCCGATGGGGGCGGCGGCTTCCGAGGCGGGTGCACTCTCAAGCGCACGGCGGATGTCCCCAGGGCCGATCACCCGCCCCTGGCGGAAAAACAATGCTCGTAACAGGATCGATCTCAATTCGCGCATGTTGCCCTGGTAGTGATGCTCTTTGAGGACCTGTTGTGCGGCAACGCTGAGTGCCGGTGTGTCATTGGGATCCTCGCCACGTTTGTACACTCGATACAGTTTACCGAGAAAGTGAATGCTGAGGTCGGCGATGTCATCGCGGCGCTCATTGAGCGATGGAACTTCGACGGTCAACTCCGACAGGCGATGGTAGAGGTCCTCGCGGAACAAGCCTTCTTGAATCAGCTGATGAAGGTTTTTATTGGTTGCAGCGATCAACAGCACGCGTGAATAGCGGGTGGTGTTGTCACCGAGGCGGACAAAGCCACCGTTATCGAGAAAACGCAACAGTTGCACCTGGGTTTTCGGGTCGGCATCGCCGATCTCATCGAGAAACACTACACCGCCATGGGCTTCTTCGAGAATCCCCTTACGGTCGGTATGGGCGCCGGTAAAGGCACCGCGCTTATGACCGAACAGTTCGGAGTAGGTCAACTCACCACTGTAGGCGGCAATGTTGCTTTTTTTTACCGGAAGTTCGCTGCGTGGATTGAGCTGGGTCTGGTACATCTCATTGAGGCGCGAATAGATGTTGTTGAACAGAAACTCTTTGCCGCTGCCGGTATCCCCGGTGATGAGAATCGACGGCAATCCCAGGGTGGCTTCTTCAATGTTTTTCTGGTTCCATGACGCCAGCCGGGAAAAAATTGGCGGAGTGACGGTCTGGATGAATTTGACCATCTGTTTGGCTTTTTCTGAGTTGCCGATAATATTGCCGAGTTTGTAAGACGAGATGCTCGGGTCT comes from the Desulfuromonas acetoxidans DSM 684 genome and includes:
- a CDS encoding SIS domain-containing protein; amino-acid sequence: MSESKLFSLFQEHNQCLEEGLALCADVLDPLAASLAESFAQEQRLLIIGSGIMAPIAMAVAQAFAYQLNTERPPLPVVYVEPGAGIRSAVAAGDDAGQLYCGALQAIAREDDQLLIFDGTSDDAVIGAAQTARDLDCAVTVLCAGDSARWADVETDSLVVLPDAAAGRRAELLLFLGHVLCQIVEGELFGL
- a CDS encoding uroporphyrinogen-III synthase, giving the protein MSALPLTGKRILVTRAAHQAQSFVRLLEAQGATAITCPLIEIVAPASWQRLDEALARLQDYDDLILTSVNAVDMVFSRLGKGVVPQTALDGVRLVCVGPKTAKSLQHYGYQPDLQPDEYRAEAVVAALTAEGVRGRKVLYPRAELARDLIPSSLTQAGAEVDDPIAYRTLPAKGSALQIRGLLDDKAVDVVTFSSSSSVDNFVDLLGDDVTLLTRHVVLASIGPLTTATAVKHGLAIEVEPAEYTLDGLVQALIDYFNPSGHSG
- the hemA gene encoding glutamyl-tRNA reductase, with protein sequence MDIFVVGLSHKTAPVAVREKVAFPPENMQTPLEQVLALPGIAEAVIVSTCNRVELYAVGPDALVGINQLKRFMAIYHQLDDEMLEDHLYSLSGDDAIRHVFKVTASLDSMVIGEPQILGQIKTAYGYAVEFKSVGLILNRFLHKAFSVAKRVRTETNIAGNAVSVSFAAVELARKIFGTIEGKTVMLVGAGEMCELAAKHFMNNGVDRVLVTNRTFARAEKLASEFSGQAILFENFHDHLQQVDILLSSTGATSFIINPDHVNGALRQRKQRPMFFIDIAVPRDIDPRVNDINNAYLYDVDDLQGVVNANLKERQKEASAAEEIIEHEIGQFRQWLGGLDVVPTIVALRQKVDQMRQIEVEKTFANLKHLSDKDRKAIAAMSNALMNKILHPPTRVLKQAQKDNDAQPYVDALQTLFDLEVDAPEGEMKQMDGE
- a CDS encoding M16 family metallopeptidase, whose product is MNNEFQRFTLENGVRLLVTPCAHLHRVEMVCYVGVGSRYETAPQAGLSHFLEHMMFRGNDRFASGPLIEQAFEAVGGSVNAATDAETTSYFASVHPGCVEDGIQLFADLLQTPHFEGLETERSIVLEEAMSDFNEHGDDICPDNLMGRMMWDAHPLALPVIGFPETIRTFQRDDLVGWYQRYYTPDNLVICVAGPVDVQQVFKAVAHSWADWQGQCQVNFQPFSPQALPTRSPRSHWVKDSDSQVAIQLAWRTDGRHSPTSLGLRALRQVLGDGGACRLMLSLREDSGLTYSVDASLEEYADCGTFSIDLSTDPDNLVAVVEVLLKEAHQVQQPVGTDELQRVVQRVQYRLDFSRDNVEDLASRYGWGELTGCMRTLADEARSWQGVDAAQVLDAAQTCLRPERMYFVCVGPWRTKDRERVEQLLAEYVQQGCE
- the hemB gene encoding porphobilinogen synthase, producing the protein MLFPEYRARRLRRGDVMRRMVRETHLRVDDLIYPMFSAFGNDIKQEIPSMPGIYQQSIEHIVAEAKEVYALGIPAVILFGIPEEKDPMGKDAYCDSGIIQETIRAIKKEVPELMVITDVCMCEYTDHGHCGVIKDGDVDNDETLKLLAAEALSHVQAGADIVAPSDMMDGRIAAIRTILDENDFSQIPIMSYSVKYASAYYGPFRDAADSTPQFGDRRSYQMDPANRIEAFREAALDVDECADFLMVKPALAYLDILRDIKERFDLPLVAYNVSGEYSMVKAAAEKGWIDHDRVVMETLIGMKRAGADLIITYHAKEAAQLLKG
- the ccsB gene encoding c-type cytochrome biogenesis protein CcsB, with the translated sequence MSLNILLFKLTLVAYAVATALYLFSAVANKKGMDRWGRFALMGAFALHTVTLIARYVEIGYTPVTNLHESLSFFAWALAGTFLVVDWKLRMVVLAATTCTIVLVMMLFGSLVPMHGQELNPALDSFWLPIHVALAFLGNAVFTVAFVAAIFYLLQERMLKSKKFSALYYRLPSLETLDMINYRCLTFGFPLMTMGIISGAVWADAAWGTYWSWDPKESWALITWFLYAALLHGRLTTGWRGRRAAIFAIIGFAFVLFTFLGVNLLLPGLHSYSSMNG